In the genome of Bacteroidota bacterium, the window CTAAAACAGACAGATATTAAAAAGAGTCCCGAATAATCGGAACTCTTTAACGCATATATTAACTAAGCTGCTTCTAAATATTATCGTAATCTATCCACTGATTTCACAAGCTCTTCATCCTTTCTTATAGCTTTATTAGCTAAAAATAAAAACACGATAGAAATGAAAGGTACTATAAGCCCAATTCCCTTCTCAGAAACAATTACTGTTTCTCCGGAAAAATTTAGTGTATAATATCCGAAAACACCCAGCAGTAGAATGTTGATCAAAATATTAATACGTACTAACACAAACTGTAATTTTCTATTAAAGAATAAAAATATAGTTACTAATGTCAGAACGATCTCTATTGCAAATAAAGCTAAAATATAGATATTCTCAAAGCCTTTCACCTCAATATTTTCAAGATTATTCCACAGTGGCAAATAAAGTCCTAAACCACCTAAGATTGCAACTATTAACAGATATACTGTTTGGATTCTTTGAATCATTTTACTTATTTTTTATTTGGATTGACAAAAGTACTACATTATTTCATATCTTTATATAGTATATATCGAAATTAAGTCGTATTATTGCGTCGACTTTTAGAGGAATTACCTCGATAATAAAACCTCTGATAACATCAATTCGCAATACATTCAAGAGTATTACAATAATCATCTTTCATTCATGTTAATAATTTAATATTAAGGTCATATATTATAGCCAAAAATAACGTTCATCACTGTTGTAAATTTCAATTTGGCTATTTCATATTATATTTAAGATCAAAAAACACAATTTAATTCATATAATCAAATGTTTGGTATTGAAGAGCTCAAGCAAAAGAAGCTTTCTGACTTGCAAGCCATTGCAAAACAGTTAAATATTAAAAAAATCAGTCAACTGAAAAAGTTAGACCTTGTCTACAAGGTACTTGATTTTCAGGCAGACAATCCTACTGAAGTAAAAAAGAGCCAGCCTGTTGAGAAGACACATAGCAAGCCAGCTGCTAAAACCCCTCCAAAACAAACTTCAAGCGAAGAAAGTACTGAGCCAAAAAAGCGAAGAAGAATACTTCATGAAGCAAAGCCTGAAGGGAGACCTGGAAAAAAACAGGATGCAAAACCTGAAGGAAAACCTGAAATAAAACAGGATGCAAAACCTGAAGGGAAACGCGAAGAAAAAAAGGTAGAAAAAGGCATTGAGAAAAAAACTCAGGATAGTTTAAAAACTACCGAAAGTGCTGAGGCAAATATAAAAAAGCAGCCTGAAGAAGGCACAGAGCAAAGAAAAGCGACTCAACAAAAAAGACAGGATTTTCAAAAGCGCGAAAAAAGAGAAGCTCCTAAAAGAGAACAGCATCAAAAAAGCGGATCTGACAAAAGAGATAACGCTCCGAAAAAATTCGATAACAAAACTCGCAGACCTGCACCTCAGCAGGGAAGACAGCAAAACGATTATCAAAATAAAAAGAGCAGATACAAATCTCCGGAACACGAATTCGAAGGAATTATTACCAGTGAAGGAGTTTTAGAAATAATGCAGGACGGATATGGATTTTTACGTTCATCAGATTACAACTACCTGTCTTCGCCTGACGATATTTATGTTTCACAATCACAAATCAGACTTTTTGGCTTAAAAACCGGAGATACTGTAAGAGGTAATGTCAGACCTCCTAAAGAAGGTGAAAAATATTTTCCGTTAATTAAAGTGGAAAAGATAAATGGACGTGAACCTGATTTCATCAGAGACAGAGTTTCGTTTGAACATCTTACGCCTCTTTTCCCTAACGAAAAGTTTAAACTGGCAGAGAAGCACAGTACAACCTCAACAAGAATTATTGACCTGTTCTCACCTTTAGGTAAAGGACAGAGGGGTATGATTGTTGCACAGCCTAAAACCGGTAAAACTGTTCTGTTGAAAGAAGTAGCCAATGCTATTGCAGCAAACCATCCTGAAGTTTACATGATGATCTTACTTATTGACGAACGTCCTGAGGAAGTTACCGATATGCAAAGAAGTGTAAATGGAGAAGTAGTTGCTTCAACATTTGATGAACCGGCCGAAAGACATGTAAAAGTTGCAAATATCGTTTTAGAAAAAGCGAAGAGAATGGTGGAGTCAGGTCACGATGTAGTTATTTTACTCGACTCTATTACACGTTTGGCAAGGGCATACAACACCGTTTCTCCGGCATCGGGTAAAGTACTTTCAGGAGGGGTTGATGCGAATGCTTTACATAAGCCTAAACGTTTCTTTGGTGCGGCCCGTAATATTGAAAATGGCGGTTCATTAACTATTATTGCAACGGCTCTTATCGATACAGGATCAAAAATGGATGAAGTTATTTTTGAAGAATTCAAAGGTACAGGTAACCAGGAACTACAATTGGATAGAAAAATATCTAACAGACGTATATTCCCTGCTATCGACCTTATATCTTCAGGTACACGTCGTGATGATCTTTTATTAGATCCGAAAACCGTAAAACGAATGTGGGTATTACGTAATTACCTTGCCGATGCTACTCCTTTGGAAGCAATGGAAAGCTTAAAAGGTAAAATTGAAAGAACAAGAAGTAACGAAGAATTCCTTATTTCTATGAATGATTAAATTTATTTGTCATTTCGACTAAGCGCTAGCGCACGGAGAAATCTGTTGAAATTTTGCAGAAAACCTAAACAGATTCCTCCACTTCGGTCGGAATGACGACTTTTTTAAACATAAAAAAACCGTTCTAACATGAACGGTTTTTTTTATAATCAGTAATTATTAATTCTAAAATAAATGATCCTGTGCGTGATACGAAGATCTGGTCAAAGGACTTGACTGGACAAATTTGAATCCCATTTTTTCTCCTATTACCCTGTACATATCATATGTTTCAGGTGTTGGATAATCAACTACAGGTAAATGCTTAACCGAAGGCTGCAAATATTGACCAATAGTCATTATATCTACTTTAGCATTTCTTAAATCTTCCATAGTCTCAATTACCTCTTCCCTAGTTTCTCCAAGTCCGAGCATTATTCCCGATTTAGTCCTGCGCAAACCCTTATCTTTTAAATAACGAAGTACATCTAAACTGCGATCGTATTTTGCCTGGATTCTTACTTCTTTTGTCAACCTTCGTACTGTCTCTAAATTGTGAGACACTATCTCCGGTGCAACCTCAATGATTCTATCCAAATCATCCGTGTTCATCTTAAAATCCGGAATTAATGTTTCCATTGTTGTTCCGGGAGATATTCTGCGCACAGCATTTACGGTTTCTGCCCAAATTGAAGATCCTCCATCAGCCAAATCATCTCTGTCTACAGAAGTGATTACGGCATGCTTAATCCTCATAGCTTTTATTGACTCAGCTACTCTTACCGGCTCTTTCAGGTCAGCAGGTAATGGTCTTCCGGTAGCTACTGCACAAAAACCACACGATCTGGTACAAATATTACCAAGAATCATAAATGTTGCGGTACCATCGTGCCAACATTCACCCATATTC includes:
- the lipA gene encoding lipoyl synthase translates to MEEVKEKEILRKPNWLKVKLPTGKKYRELRALVDDKKLHTICESGNCPNMGECWHDGTATFMILGNICTRSCGFCAVATGRPLPADLKEPVRVAESIKAMRIKHAVITSVDRDDLADGGSSIWAETVNAVRRISPGTTMETLIPDFKMNTDDLDRIIEVAPEIVSHNLETVRRLTKEVRIQAKYDRSLDVLRYLKDKGLRRTKSGIMLGLGETREEVIETMEDLRNAKVDIMTIGQYLQPSVKHLPVVDYPTPETYDMYRVIGEKMGFKFVQSSPLTRSSYHAQDHLF
- a CDS encoding DUF4293 domain-containing protein produces the protein MIQRIQTVYLLIVAILGGLGLYLPLWNNLENIEVKGFENIYILALFAIEIVLTLVTIFLFFNRKLQFVLVRINILINILLLGVFGYYTLNFSGETVIVSEKGIGLIVPFISIVFLFLANKAIRKDEELVKSVDRLR
- the rho gene encoding transcription termination factor Rho, with translation MFGIEELKQKKLSDLQAIAKQLNIKKISQLKKLDLVYKVLDFQADNPTEVKKSQPVEKTHSKPAAKTPPKQTSSEESTEPKKRRRILHEAKPEGRPGKKQDAKPEGKPEIKQDAKPEGKREEKKVEKGIEKKTQDSLKTTESAEANIKKQPEEGTEQRKATQQKRQDFQKREKREAPKREQHQKSGSDKRDNAPKKFDNKTRRPAPQQGRQQNDYQNKKSRYKSPEHEFEGIITSEGVLEIMQDGYGFLRSSDYNYLSSPDDIYVSQSQIRLFGLKTGDTVRGNVRPPKEGEKYFPLIKVEKINGREPDFIRDRVSFEHLTPLFPNEKFKLAEKHSTTSTRIIDLFSPLGKGQRGMIVAQPKTGKTVLLKEVANAIAANHPEVYMMILLIDERPEEVTDMQRSVNGEVVASTFDEPAERHVKVANIVLEKAKRMVESGHDVVILLDSITRLARAYNTVSPASGKVLSGGVDANALHKPKRFFGAARNIENGGSLTIIATALIDTGSKMDEVIFEEFKGTGNQELQLDRKISNRRIFPAIDLISSGTRRDDLLLDPKTVKRMWVLRNYLADATPLEAMESLKGKIERTRSNEEFLISMND